A genome region from Musa acuminata AAA Group cultivar baxijiao chromosome BXJ3-5, Cavendish_Baxijiao_AAA, whole genome shotgun sequence includes the following:
- the LOC135637895 gene encoding DNA replication complex GINS protein SLD5-like: MSGPWSEEAEEDASSLAGTTDVELIKRAWRNEKAAPEILQFEGPLVLRVREQIQLLEETVEESTENGSNDLVVSLYQMDLDRTLFLLRSYLRIRLQKIEKYMIHISKTNLWNRLSEQEKKFTKRCTEIMEKLLEQSVLSRLPYGYESFLKQSISSEEDDMVPEPQLDTFVFCKAKDAVGAFQLDDSGDEIVDLVADDLYVIRYKSIKGLVEAGQIDLV; this comes from the exons ATGTCGGGGCCGTGGagcgaggaggcggaggaggatgcGTCATCGCTGGCAGGGACGACTGACGTTGAGCTGATCAAGCGGGCATGGCGGAACGAGAAGGCCGCCCCCGAGATCCTTCAGTTCGAGGGTCCGCTCGTCCTCCGCGTCCGAGAGCAGATCCAGCTCCTT GAAGAGACAGTGGAGGAATCTACGGAGAATGGTTCCAATGATCTAGTTGTTTCTCTTTACCAAATGGATTTAGATCGCACCCTATTTCTTTTGAGATCTTATCTTCGAATCCGTCTACAAAAG ATTGAGAAATATATGATCCACATATCCAAGACTAATCTTTGGAACCGGCTTTCTGAGCAAGAAAAGAAGTTTACAAAAAG GTGCACAGAGATAATGGAGAAGCTTCTTGAGCAGTCTGTGCTATCAAGATTGCCCTATGGCTACGAGTCCTTTCTGAAACAATCAATATCAAGTGAAGAAGATGATATGG TTCCCGAGCCCCAGTTAGATACATTTGTCTTCTGCAAGGCAAAGGATGCTGTTGGAGCTTTTCAGCTGGATGACAG TGGGGATGAGATTGTGGACTTGGTTGCTGATGACTTGTATGTCATCCGTTATAAATCCATAAAAGGTTTGGTGGAGGCTGGCCAGATTGATCTTGTGTGA